DNA sequence from the Leptospirillum ferrooxidans C2-3 genome:
CTCCACGACGGTCGCGTGGTGTTCAACATCGCTGGAAACAAATATCGACTAGTGCTCTGGATCAACTACCCTTATCGGGTGGGCTATGTGCGATTCATTGGAACGCATGCTCAATACGACGAGATAGATGTCCAGAGCATTTGAAGGAGAGAAGGATGGATATTAAACCCATCAAGACGGATCAGGATTACCGAGGGGCACTCGCCGAAGTTGAGTCCCTGATGACGGCCGATGCCGACACCGCGGAAGGTGAGAGGCTCGACATTCTGACGACACTGATCGAGTCCTACGAGCAAAAACATTTACCGCTGGATATGCCCGATCCAGTCGAGGCGATCAAGTTCAGCATGGATCAGAAGGGGTTGACTCCGAAGGATCTTGAGCCAATGATCGGTCGGCTCAACCGAGTCTACGAAGTTCTCAACCACACCCGGCCTCTGACTTTGCGAATGATCAGAAATTTGCACAGAAACCTGGGTATCCCTGCCGAAAGTCTGATCAGAGCGCCATCGGACATCCATGTCGCCTGACATCCGGGACTCCCCGGGATCATGTCCACGACCTTGATCCCATGCATCGTCCGCATCCCTATCGCGGAGGAAACGGCGGAACCGAACTCTTATGGCTTCAGACCTGACCGGTCCACGGCCGATGCCATCGGGCAGTGTTTCGTTCTGCTGTCTCAAAGAGCATCACCTCAATGGATTCTGGAAGGCGACATCAAGA
Encoded proteins:
- a CDS encoding helix-turn-helix domain-containing protein translates to MDIKPIKTDQDYRGALAEVESLMTADADTAEGERLDILTTLIESYEQKHLPLDMPDPVEAIKFSMDQKGLTPKDLEPMIGRLNRVYEVLNHTRPLTLRMIRNLHRNLGIPAESLIRAPSDIHVA